Proteins encoded in a region of the Arvicanthis niloticus isolate mArvNil1 chromosome 16, mArvNil1.pat.X, whole genome shotgun sequence genome:
- the Arhgap30 gene encoding rho GTPase-activating protein 30 isoform X2, with amino-acid sequence MRHLVHMASFSAQTNMHARNLAIVWAPNLLRSKDIEASGFNGTAAFMEVRVQSIVVEFILTHVDQLFRGDSLSAGVDLESGWKSLPGARASGSSEDLMPTSLPYHLPSVLQAGDGPPQIRPYHTIIEIAEHKRKGSLKVRKWRSIFNLGRSGHETKRKLPLRAEDREEKSSKGTLRPAKSMDSLSAAAGASDEPEGLVGSSSSQPSSLMTETLENNSMDAAEGEQEPEAEAQGSADSEPGTPRAGRSAVRALGSSRAERCAGVHISDPYNVNLPLHITSILSVPPNIISNISLVRLTRGLECPALQPRPSPALGPGPGPGLGPGPPDEKSEARSVPGPLDDLSPEDMTPALEDSLSQEVQDSFSFLEDLSSSEPEWVGVEDREVAKAEAAGAAGAASFSLGEDEPGMGYLEELLRVGPQVEEFSVEPPLDDLSLDDAQYVLAPNCCSLDSAVSTPDVEEDYGEEVFLSAYDDLSPLLGPKPINWEGVGSLEEEAAACGKQPLTQAEEEQACSETGQDKEAEPGSTSDNREEAEATPETEIEAGKADEEGGEAERSQKVMSSFEEGSREELEAKEENSKGQEVESIQETKDMGKTRGEQGKDEKEREIRRIEGAEKGEDIPVEAEMDPEHVLQEYLAPKESLEVVHKHEAEKGREGEIKEPRRNNDHKSREDQGHSEDSTSPEEGDDGKEGSVSKEQKSIDVETEGMRGAGDHFEEGALSEEPGVQLLRVESTEEINEQSSEIEQAPLQPSEPEGMEAEGQLNPETCDLYSCPCGSASGVGMRLASTLVQVRQVRSVPVVPPKPQFAKMPSPMCSKIHIAPASPCPRPGRLDGTPGEKAWGSRASWRNGGSLSFDAAVALARERQRTEAQGVGRTQTCTGGGEYSFSSRTSPCSMIPAHSSRPLSCLELPPEGTEGSEPRSRLSLPPRELHLAVPLVAPQRQTYAFETQTNHGKDEGV; translated from the exons ATGCGTCACTTGGTCCACATGGCCTCATTTAGTGCCCAAACCAACATGCATGCTCGCAATTTGGCGATTGTGTGGGCCCCCAACCTGCTGAG GTCTAAGGACATAGAGGCCTCGGGCTTCAATGGGACAGCAGCGTTCATGGAGGTTCGTGTGCAGTCCATTGTTGTGGAGTTCATCCTCACGCATGTGGACCAGCTCTTTAGGGGTGATTCCCTCTCCG cTGGTGTAGATTTGGAGAGCGGATGGAAATCACTTCCAGGAGCCCGGGCATCAGGCAGCTCGGAGGATCTCATGCCCACGTCTCTCCCCTACCACCTGCCTAGCGTCTTGCAGGCTGGGGATGGACCTCCACAGATCCGACCCTACCACACTATCATTGAGATTGCAGAACACAA GAGAAAGGGGTCACTGAAGGTCAGGAAATGGCGCTCTATCTTCAATTTGGGTCGCTCTGGACACGAGACAAAACGTAAACTTCCACTGAGGGCTGAGGACAGGG aagaaaaatcCAGTAAGGGGACACTGCGGCCTGCTAAAAGCATGGACTCACTGAGTGCTGCCGCTGGGGCCAGTGATG AGCCAGAGGGGCTGGTGGGGTCCAGCAGTTCTCAGCCAAGCTCACTGATGACTGAGACCTTGGAGAATAATTCGATGGATGCAGCAGAAGGTGAACAAGAGCCAGAAGCAGAGGCCCAGGGCAGTGCAGATTCTGAGCCAGGAACTCCACGAGCTGGGCGGTCGGCTGTTCGGGCCTTAGGGAGCAGTCGAGCAGAGCGCTGTGCTGGCGTCCACATCTCAGACCCCTACAACGTCAACCTGCCTCTGCACATAACCTCTATCCTCAGCGTTCCTCCAAACATCATCTCTAACATCTCCTTGGTCAGGCTCACCCGAGGCCTTGAGTGCCCTGCCCTACAACCCAGGCCAAGCCCTGCCTTAGGTcctggcccaggcccaggccttGGCCCTGGCCCCCCAG ATGAGAAATCAGAGGCAAGATCAGTCCCAGGTCCCCTGGATGACTTGAGCCCCGAAGACATGACTCCTGCCCTGGAGGACTCCTTGTCCCAGGAGGTGCAAGATTCCTTCTCCTTCCTAGAGGATTTGAGCAGCTCAGAGcctgagtgggtgggggtggaggacagGGAGGTGGCCAAGGCAGAAGccgcaggagcagcaggagcagcatcTTTCTCCCTTGGGGAGGACGAGCCTGGGATGGGCTACCTGGAGGAACTCCTGAGAGTTGGGCCTCAG GTGGAAGAGTTCTCTGTGGAGCCACCCCTAGATGATCTGTCTCTGGATGATGCACAGTACGTCTTGGCTCCTAACTGCTGTTCCCTTGATTCTGCTGTTTCCACACCTGATGTAGAAGAGGACTATGGGGAAGAAGTCTTCTTGAGTGCCTATGATGATCTGAGTCCCCTTCTGGGACCTAAACCCATCAACTGGGAAGGTGTAGGGagtctggaggaagaggcagcagcATGTGGGAAACAACCTCTGACACAGGCTGAAGAAGAACAGGCGTGCTCGGAAACCGGGCAGGACAAGGAGGCTGAGCCCGGAAGCACATCAGATAAcagggaagaagcagaagcaacTCCAGAGACTGAGATTGAAGCTGGAAAAGCTgatgaggaaggaggggaggctGAAAGAAGCCAAAAGGTGATGAGTAGTTTTGAAGAAGGGAGTAGGGAGGAGCTAGAGGCCAAGGAAGAAAATTCCAAAGGTCAAGAAGTTGAAAGTATACAGGAGACTAAGGATATGGGCAAAACAAGAGGAGAGCAGGGTAAAGacgagaaggagagagagatcaggagaatagaaggagctgagaaaggagaggacatcccagtagaagctgaaaTGGATCCAGAGCACGTGCTCCAGGAATACCTGGCTCCTAAGGAGAGCTTGGAAGTTGTTCACAAACATGAggctgagaaaggcagagagggtgAGATCAAAGAACCGAGGAGGAATAATGACCATAAGTCTAGAGAAGACCAAGGACACAGTGAAGACAGTACAAGTCCAGAAGAAGGTGATGATGGGAAGGAAGGGAGTGTCAGCAAGGAACAAAAAAGTATAGATGTAGAAACTGAAGGCATGAGAGGCGCTGGTGACCACTTCGAAGAGGGGGCTCTCTCTGAAGAGCCAGGTGTCCAGTTACTGAGGGTTGAAAGTACAGAAGAAATCAATGAACAGTCCTCTGAGATAGAACAAGCCCCACTACAGCCATCTgaaccagaggggatggaggctGAGGGACAGCTCAATCCTGAGACATGTGACCTGTATTCTTGTCCCTGTGGGTCAGCTAGTGGTGTGGGCATGCGTCTGGCTTCTACCCTAGTTCAGGTCCGACAGGTCCGCTCTGTTCCTGTAGTGCCCCCCAAACCACAGTTTGCCAAGATGCCCAGTCCAATGTGTAGCAAGATTCATATAGCACCTGCAAGCCCATGTCCAAGGCCTGGTAGGCTTGATGGGACTCCTGGAGAAAAAGCTTGGGGTTCTCGAGCTTCCTGGAGAAATGGGGGTAGTCTTTCTTTTGATGCTGCTGTGGCTCTGGCCCGGGAACGCCAGAGAACAGAGGCTCAGGGAGTTGGGCGGACCCAGACCTGTACTGGAGGTGGAGAGTATAGCTTCAGCTCCAGAACCTCTCCTTGTAGTATGATCCCTGCCCATTCTTCCCGGCCCCTTAGCTGTCTGGAACTCCCACCTGAAGGCACAGAAGGGTCTGAGCCCAGGAGTCGGCTTAGTCTGCCTCCTAGGGAGCTTCACCTTGCTGTCCCTCTTGTGGCCCCGCAACGTCAGACATATGCATTTGAAACACAGACTAATCATGGGAAAGATGAAGGTGTATGA
- the Usf1 gene encoding upstream stimulatory factor 1 isoform X1: MKGQQKTADTEEGTVQIQEGAVATGEDPTSVAIASIQSAATFPDPNVKYVFRTENGGQVMYRVIQVSEGQLDGQTEGSGAISGYPATQSMTQAVIQGAFTSDDAVDTEGAAAETHYTYFPSTAVGDGTGGTTSGSTTAVVTTQGSEALLGQATPPSTGQFFVMMSPQEVLQGGSQRSIAPRTHPYSPKSEAPRTTRDEKRRAQHNEVERRRRDKINNWIVQLSKIIPDCSMESTKSGQSKGGILSKACDYIQELRQSNHRLSEELQGLDQLQLDNDVLRQQVEDLKNKNLLLRAQLRHHGLEVVIKNDSN; encoded by the exons ATGAAGGG GCAGCAGAAAACAGCTGACACTGAAGAAGGGACAGTGCAGATTCAGGAAG GTGCAGTGGCTACTGGAGAGGACCCAACTAGTGTAGCTATCGCCAGCATCCAGTCAGCTGCCACTTTCCCCGACCCCAACGTCAAGTACGTCTTCCGAACTGAGAATGGGGGCCAG gTGATGTACAGGGTGATCCAGGTGTCTGAGGGGCAGCTGGATGGCCAGACGGAGGGCTCTGGTGCCATCAGTGGCTACCCTGCCACTCAGTCTATGACCCAG GCAGTGATCCAGGGAGCTTTCACCAGTGACGATGCCGTTGACACAGAGGGAGCAGCTGCAGAAACACATTATACTTACTTCCCCAGCACCGCAGTGGGAGATGGGACAGGGGGTACCACATCTGGGAGTACAACAGCTGTTGTTACCACCCAGGGCTCAGAGGCACTACTGGGGCAGGCAACCCCGCCCAGCACAG GTCAATTCTTTGTGATGATGTCGCCACAAGAAGTATTGCAGGGAGGGAGCCAGCGATCAATTGCCCCCAGGACCCACCCTTATTCCCC GAAGTCAGAGGCTCCCAGGACAACTCGAGATGAGAAACGGAGGGCTCAGCATAACGAAG TGGAGCGCCGCCGCCGGGACAAGATCAACAACTGGATTGTACAGCTGTCCAAAATCATCCCAGACTGCTCCATGGAGAGCACCAAGTCTGGCCAG AGTAAAGGTGGAATCCTGTCCAAAGCCTGTGATTATATCCAGGAGCTGCGGCAGAGCAACCACCGGTTGTCTGAAGAGCTGCAGGGGTTAGATCAGTTGCAGCTGGACAACGATGTGCTTCGGCAGCAG GTGGAAGATCTTAAAAACAAGAACCTGCTACTACGAGCTCAGTTACGGCACCATGGACTAGAGGTTGTCATCAAGAATGACAGCAACTAA
- the Usf1 gene encoding upstream stimulatory factor 1 isoform X2, which yields MYRVIQVSEGQLDGQTEGSGAISGYPATQSMTQAVIQGAFTSDDAVDTEGAAAETHYTYFPSTAVGDGTGGTTSGSTTAVVTTQGSEALLGQATPPSTGQFFVMMSPQEVLQGGSQRSIAPRTHPYSPKSEAPRTTRDEKRRAQHNEVERRRRDKINNWIVQLSKIIPDCSMESTKSGQSKGGILSKACDYIQELRQSNHRLSEELQGLDQLQLDNDVLRQQVEDLKNKNLLLRAQLRHHGLEVVIKNDSN from the exons ATGTACAGGGTGATCCAGGTGTCTGAGGGGCAGCTGGATGGCCAGACGGAGGGCTCTGGTGCCATCAGTGGCTACCCTGCCACTCAGTCTATGACCCAG GCAGTGATCCAGGGAGCTTTCACCAGTGACGATGCCGTTGACACAGAGGGAGCAGCTGCAGAAACACATTATACTTACTTCCCCAGCACCGCAGTGGGAGATGGGACAGGGGGTACCACATCTGGGAGTACAACAGCTGTTGTTACCACCCAGGGCTCAGAGGCACTACTGGGGCAGGCAACCCCGCCCAGCACAG GTCAATTCTTTGTGATGATGTCGCCACAAGAAGTATTGCAGGGAGGGAGCCAGCGATCAATTGCCCCCAGGACCCACCCTTATTCCCC GAAGTCAGAGGCTCCCAGGACAACTCGAGATGAGAAACGGAGGGCTCAGCATAACGAAG TGGAGCGCCGCCGCCGGGACAAGATCAACAACTGGATTGTACAGCTGTCCAAAATCATCCCAGACTGCTCCATGGAGAGCACCAAGTCTGGCCAG AGTAAAGGTGGAATCCTGTCCAAAGCCTGTGATTATATCCAGGAGCTGCGGCAGAGCAACCACCGGTTGTCTGAAGAGCTGCAGGGGTTAGATCAGTTGCAGCTGGACAACGATGTGCTTCGGCAGCAG GTGGAAGATCTTAAAAACAAGAACCTGCTACTACGAGCTCAGTTACGGCACCATGGACTAGAGGTTGTCATCAAGAATGACAGCAACTAA
- the Tstd1 gene encoding thiosulfate:glutathione sulfurtransferase isoform X2: MPLLPVPGSGREREMFRVAVLRQSHTSAAAGTMAGVPTVSFSELRLLLASGRARLFDVRSREEAAAGTIPGALNIPVSELEIALNMDPAAFQTLYCAEKPKLEDRNLIFFCQMGRRGLQATQLAQGLGYTGARNYAGAYKEWLEKEG, encoded by the exons ATGCCCTTGCTTCCGGTTCCGGGctctgggagggagagggagatgttTCGGGTTGCAGTTCTGCGTCAGTCTCACACAAGTGCTGCTGCTGGAACCATGGCTGGAG TGCCTACAGTCTCCTTCTCTGAACTCCGTTTACTCCTAGCCTCAGGCAGGGCCAGGCTCTTCGACGTTCGATCTCGGGAGGAGGCAGCAGCTGGTACCATTCCTGGGGCACTCAACATCCCTG tGTCAGAGTTGGAAATCGCCTTGAATATGGACCCAGCTGCTTTTCAGACTTTGTACTGTGCTGAGAAGCCCAAACTAGAAGACAGGAATCTTATTTTCTTCTGTCAGATGGGCAGGCGAGGTCTCCAGGCTACACAGCTGGCACAAGGTCTTGGATACACAGG GGCTCGAAACTATGCTGGGGCCTATAAGGAATGGCTGGAGAAAGAGGGCTAG
- the Tstd1 gene encoding thiosulfate:glutathione sulfurtransferase isoform X1, with protein sequence MLTSPRLDALIHLILHCLLKTQEVAAFAGLTLHWYSVLVFEDGMGWGWLPYVVGTVSADSWDSALSAPSCEPRCTTGFLSCPLSVSELEIALNMDPAAFQTLYCAEKPKLEDRNLIFFCQMGRRGLQATQLAQGLGYTGARNYAGAYKEWLEKEG encoded by the exons ATGCTGACTTCCCCGAGGCTGGATGCTTTAATCCACTTGATCCTCCACTGTCtgcttaagactcaggaagtGGCAGCGTTTGCTGGCCTAACTTTGCATTGGTACTCTGTTCTTGTCTTTGAGGAtggtatggggtgggggtggctacCGTATGTTGTTGGGACAGTCTCTGCAGATAGCTGGGATTCAGCTCTTTCAGCCCCATCTTGTGAACCTCGGTGCACCACTggctttctgtcttgtcctctctcagtGTCAGAGTTGGAAATCGCCTTGAATATGGACCCAGCTGCTTTTCAGACTTTGTACTGTGCTGAGAAGCCCAAACTAGAAGACAGGAATCTTATTTTCTTCTGTCAGATGGGCAGGCGAGGTCTCCAGGCTACACAGCTGGCACAAGGTCTTGGATACACAGG GGCTCGAAACTATGCTGGGGCCTATAAGGAATGGCTGGAGAAAGAGGGCTAG